A part of Maniola jurtina chromosome 19, ilManJurt1.1, whole genome shotgun sequence genomic DNA contains:
- the LOC123875131 gene encoding steroid hormone receptor ERR1 isoform X3, with product MMSAVNGEPLLRRVKQEAEPPPQYSPTEQHRPMAVLGEPCNLELEPKEEVRFCVSPEEGGIVGNASPEQQHCSSTTAAAASGARDDEAPRRWCLVCGDIASGFHYGVASCEACKAFFKRTIQGNIEYTCPASNECEINKRRRKACQACRFRKCLRTGMLREGVRLDRVRGGRQKYRRAPDQPTPNQPRPQLDDIKVLEALSSYEPELLTCGAPPTAVTDPRARTLALLADLYDRELVGVIGWAKQIPGFTDLPLNDQMRLLQSTWAEMLSLMVAYRSMSAGGALRLRFAADLALDEQEARDLGAHDLYLQVAGVARRLERATAHREECYLLKALALANSEARIDEHAALKRFRDAILAALNDAVSALRPYANANGAMQQLLLVLPALRLADVAVRRFWASVHRDRRAPMNKLFVEMLEACLR from the exons ATGATGTCCGCCGTCAACGGGGAGCCATTGCTGCGGCGAGTGAAGCAGGAGGCCGAGCCGCCGCCGCAGTACTCACCGACGGAGCAGCATCGCCCGATGGCTGTGCTTGGTGAACCCTGTAAC CTTGAATTGGAACCGAAAGAAGAAGTCAGATTCTGCGTTTCGCCCGAGGAAGGTGGTATCGTTGGGAATGCAAGTCCAGAGCAGCAGCATTGCTCTTCGACCACTGCGGCGGCCGCGAGTGGAGCCAGGGACGATGAGGCTCCAAGACGGTGGTGTTTAGTCTGCGGCGATATAGCCTCGGGGTTCCACTATGGTGTAGCCAGTTGTGAAGCGTGTAAGGCGTTTTTTAAAAGGACGATACAG GGAAACATAGAATACACATGTCCAGCATCAAATGAATGCGAAATCAACAAAAGAAGACGAAAGGCATGCCAAGCGTGCCGTTTTCGTAAATGTTTAAGGACTGGCATGTTGAGGGAAGGCGTGCGGTTAGATCGCGTAAGAGGGGGGAGGCAAAAGTACAGGCGTGCACCGGACCAGCCCACTCCGAACCAGCCACGACCACAACTTGATGACATCAAA GTGTTAGAAGCTTTATCGTCTTACGAACCTGAGTTACTCACATGCGGCGCTCCGCCCACTGCTGTGACGGATCCCAGAGCCCGAACACTGGCGTTGTTGGCTGATTTATATGACAGGGAGTTAGTTGGCGTCATAGGCTGGGCCAAGCAGATCCCTGGCTTCACGGACTTGCCACTTAACGATCAG ATGCGGTTGCTACAAAGTACGTGGGCAGAGATGCTCAGCCTGATGGTCGCGTATCGCTCGATGTCCGCGGGCGGCGCGCTGCGGTTACGATTCGCCGCAGACCTCGCGCTAGACGAGCAAGAGGCGAGGGACCTTGGCGCACACGATCTCTACCTTCAG GTTGCCGGCGTAGCGCGGCGGTTAGAGCGCGCGACTGCGCATCGCGAGGAGTGCTATTTACTAAAGGCATTAGCGCTCGCGAATTCCGAAGCGCGTATAGACGAGCACGCTGCGCTCAAACGATTCCGCGACGCTATCCTTGCGGCGCTCAATGATGCAGTCTCCGCGCTAAG GCCGTATGCCAACGCAAACGGAGCCATGCAACAACTACTACTGGTGTTACCTGCGCTCCGGTTGGCGGACGTGGCCGTGCGCCGCTTCTGGGCCTCCGTGCATCGCGACCGCCGCGCCCCCATGAACAAACTCTTCGTCGAGATGCTCGAGGCCTGTCTGCGGTAG
- the LOC123875131 gene encoding steroid hormone receptor ERR1 isoform X2, whose product MDWTMEMDMEMVQMMSAVNGEPLLRRVKQEAEPPPQYSPTEQHRPMAVLGEPCNLELEPKEEVRFCVSPEEGGIVGNASPEQQHCSSTTAAAASGARDDEAPRRWCLVCGDIASGFHYGVASCEACKAFFKRTIQGNIEYTCPASNECEINKRRRKACQACRFRKCLRTGMLREGVRLDRVRGGRQKYRRAPDQPTPNQPRPQLDDIKVLEALSSYEPELLTCGAPPTAVTDPRARTLALLADLYDRELVGVIGWAKQIPGFTDLPLNDQMRLLQSTWAEMLSLMVAYRSMSAGGALRLRFAADLALDEQEARDLGAHDLYLQVAGVARRLERATAHREECYLLKALALANSEARIDEHAALKRFRDAILAALNDAVSALRPYANANGAMQQLLLVLPALRLADVAVRRFWASVHRDRRAPMNKLFVEMLEACLR is encoded by the exons GTGCAGATGATGTCCGCCGTCAACGGGGAGCCATTGCTGCGGCGAGTGAAGCAGGAGGCCGAGCCGCCGCCGCAGTACTCACCGACGGAGCAGCATCGCCCGATGGCTGTGCTTGGTGAACCCTGTAAC CTTGAATTGGAACCGAAAGAAGAAGTCAGATTCTGCGTTTCGCCCGAGGAAGGTGGTATCGTTGGGAATGCAAGTCCAGAGCAGCAGCATTGCTCTTCGACCACTGCGGCGGCCGCGAGTGGAGCCAGGGACGATGAGGCTCCAAGACGGTGGTGTTTAGTCTGCGGCGATATAGCCTCGGGGTTCCACTATGGTGTAGCCAGTTGTGAAGCGTGTAAGGCGTTTTTTAAAAGGACGATACAG GGAAACATAGAATACACATGTCCAGCATCAAATGAATGCGAAATCAACAAAAGAAGACGAAAGGCATGCCAAGCGTGCCGTTTTCGTAAATGTTTAAGGACTGGCATGTTGAGGGAAGGCGTGCGGTTAGATCGCGTAAGAGGGGGGAGGCAAAAGTACAGGCGTGCACCGGACCAGCCCACTCCGAACCAGCCACGACCACAACTTGATGACATCAAA GTGTTAGAAGCTTTATCGTCTTACGAACCTGAGTTACTCACATGCGGCGCTCCGCCCACTGCTGTGACGGATCCCAGAGCCCGAACACTGGCGTTGTTGGCTGATTTATATGACAGGGAGTTAGTTGGCGTCATAGGCTGGGCCAAGCAGATCCCTGGCTTCACGGACTTGCCACTTAACGATCAG ATGCGGTTGCTACAAAGTACGTGGGCAGAGATGCTCAGCCTGATGGTCGCGTATCGCTCGATGTCCGCGGGCGGCGCGCTGCGGTTACGATTCGCCGCAGACCTCGCGCTAGACGAGCAAGAGGCGAGGGACCTTGGCGCACACGATCTCTACCTTCAG GTTGCCGGCGTAGCGCGGCGGTTAGAGCGCGCGACTGCGCATCGCGAGGAGTGCTATTTACTAAAGGCATTAGCGCTCGCGAATTCCGAAGCGCGTATAGACGAGCACGCTGCGCTCAAACGATTCCGCGACGCTATCCTTGCGGCGCTCAATGATGCAGTCTCCGCGCTAAG GCCGTATGCCAACGCAAACGGAGCCATGCAACAACTACTACTGGTGTTACCTGCGCTCCGGTTGGCGGACGTGGCCGTGCGCCGCTTCTGGGCCTCCGTGCATCGCGACCGCCGCGCCCCCATGAACAAACTCTTCGTCGAGATGCTCGAGGCCTGTCTGCGGTAG
- the LOC123875131 gene encoding steroid hormone receptor ERR1 isoform X1 yields the protein MCTVEAAWKFSPYPNKMDLITTKYVQMMSAVNGEPLLRRVKQEAEPPPQYSPTEQHRPMAVLGEPCNLELEPKEEVRFCVSPEEGGIVGNASPEQQHCSSTTAAAASGARDDEAPRRWCLVCGDIASGFHYGVASCEACKAFFKRTIQGNIEYTCPASNECEINKRRRKACQACRFRKCLRTGMLREGVRLDRVRGGRQKYRRAPDQPTPNQPRPQLDDIKVLEALSSYEPELLTCGAPPTAVTDPRARTLALLADLYDRELVGVIGWAKQIPGFTDLPLNDQMRLLQSTWAEMLSLMVAYRSMSAGGALRLRFAADLALDEQEARDLGAHDLYLQVAGVARRLERATAHREECYLLKALALANSEARIDEHAALKRFRDAILAALNDAVSALRPYANANGAMQQLLLVLPALRLADVAVRRFWASVHRDRRAPMNKLFVEMLEACLR from the exons GTGCAGATGATGTCCGCCGTCAACGGGGAGCCATTGCTGCGGCGAGTGAAGCAGGAGGCCGAGCCGCCGCCGCAGTACTCACCGACGGAGCAGCATCGCCCGATGGCTGTGCTTGGTGAACCCTGTAAC CTTGAATTGGAACCGAAAGAAGAAGTCAGATTCTGCGTTTCGCCCGAGGAAGGTGGTATCGTTGGGAATGCAAGTCCAGAGCAGCAGCATTGCTCTTCGACCACTGCGGCGGCCGCGAGTGGAGCCAGGGACGATGAGGCTCCAAGACGGTGGTGTTTAGTCTGCGGCGATATAGCCTCGGGGTTCCACTATGGTGTAGCCAGTTGTGAAGCGTGTAAGGCGTTTTTTAAAAGGACGATACAG GGAAACATAGAATACACATGTCCAGCATCAAATGAATGCGAAATCAACAAAAGAAGACGAAAGGCATGCCAAGCGTGCCGTTTTCGTAAATGTTTAAGGACTGGCATGTTGAGGGAAGGCGTGCGGTTAGATCGCGTAAGAGGGGGGAGGCAAAAGTACAGGCGTGCACCGGACCAGCCCACTCCGAACCAGCCACGACCACAACTTGATGACATCAAA GTGTTAGAAGCTTTATCGTCTTACGAACCTGAGTTACTCACATGCGGCGCTCCGCCCACTGCTGTGACGGATCCCAGAGCCCGAACACTGGCGTTGTTGGCTGATTTATATGACAGGGAGTTAGTTGGCGTCATAGGCTGGGCCAAGCAGATCCCTGGCTTCACGGACTTGCCACTTAACGATCAG ATGCGGTTGCTACAAAGTACGTGGGCAGAGATGCTCAGCCTGATGGTCGCGTATCGCTCGATGTCCGCGGGCGGCGCGCTGCGGTTACGATTCGCCGCAGACCTCGCGCTAGACGAGCAAGAGGCGAGGGACCTTGGCGCACACGATCTCTACCTTCAG GTTGCCGGCGTAGCGCGGCGGTTAGAGCGCGCGACTGCGCATCGCGAGGAGTGCTATTTACTAAAGGCATTAGCGCTCGCGAATTCCGAAGCGCGTATAGACGAGCACGCTGCGCTCAAACGATTCCGCGACGCTATCCTTGCGGCGCTCAATGATGCAGTCTCCGCGCTAAG GCCGTATGCCAACGCAAACGGAGCCATGCAACAACTACTACTGGTGTTACCTGCGCTCCGGTTGGCGGACGTGGCCGTGCGCCGCTTCTGGGCCTCCGTGCATCGCGACCGCCGCGCCCCCATGAACAAACTCTTCGTCGAGATGCTCGAGGCCTGTCTGCGGTAG